A region of the Methanobrevibacter ruminantium M1 genome:
CATATTTAACTATTTTAGAAGTTTTAATGAATTTAATTAAATATTTTATTTAAACGTTATTTAATTTTATATTAACGTTAATTCTTCATTTGTTTTAAATCTTATTTATACTATATTATTTGATTCTAGCAATTTTTTAATCTCAATGAATTTTTTTAATCTATTTTTTTAATCTTAATCTATCAACTTACTTTTAGACTTGGGCTTAAGTTTAAACTTAAGTTTAAAATATAAATCTTATTAAATAGTAAGAATAAAAATAAGATTATGATTATTCATGAATTGTCTAGATTTCTAATAGATTTAAAATATGATGATATTCCAAAGGAATCTATTGAAAAGGCCAAACTCTGCTTTTTAGATTATCTTTCAGTTTATTTTAGGGGATTGGAAAGTGAAAACTCTAAAATAGCCATTAAGACCATATATAAACTATTTGGAGATAATTTTAATTCCTTGAATAAGGCATTCATCAATGGAATAGCATCCCATAGCCTAGATTTGGATGATGGCCATAGATTGGCTCAATTGCATCCGGGTTCTATTGTCTTTTCAAGCCTTTTGGCACTCATAAGCGATAAGTCTTTAGATTTAGACATTTCAACAGAGAAATTCATTGAATCTATTGTGGCAGGTTATGAAGTAGCTATCGCTCTTGGAATCCTTGTTAATCCAAACCATAGAAATCAGGGATTTCATAGCACAGGAACAATAGGAACCATTGCTGCAGGTGCAGTTGCTTCAAAAATCCTTAATTTAAATCTAGAACAGACAGAGCATTGCTTAGGATTGTGCACAACCCAATCTGCAGGTCTTCTTGAGGCAGATCATGCTGGGACTATGGGTAAATCTTTCCATGTTGGAAATGCTTGTTATGGCGGAATCATCTCTGCATTCCTTGCTAAAAATGGTTTTACTGGAGGAGAATCCATAATCGATGGTAAAGAAGGATTTTTAAAGGCCATGTCCTTAAAAACTTATGAGGATTATTTGGATGCAGATAATAATGATTTAGACTATTTAAGAATTTCTAAGTTTTTAGAGGATAATTTAGGCAAGTTCCATATAAATGAGGTTTATTTGAAGAAATTCCCATTTTGCAGACATATTCACTCTTCAATTGATTCAACTCTCTATTTAAAGGAATCTATTGTTAATTCGGATGATTTTGATTCTTTAGATTCTATTGGTTTGGATTCAATTGATTCCATTGAAGTAAAAACCTACAAGATAGCAAGTGAACATGATAATTTCAATCCAAAGAATCCACAGGATTTAAAGCAGTCATTGCCTTATGCAGTGGCCATTTCTCTGGTTTTAAATGATTTAAGTTTAGATTCAATTGATGAATTAAAAGATGATGGTCTTTTTGATGAAAAGTCCAATAAGGAATATGTTTTAAAAATTAAAGAAATTATATCAAAGATAAATATTATCTATGACAAGGATTTGGATGATTTGGCTCCTCAAATGCGTCCTTCTCAAGTGACAATTAAATTCAAGGACAATTCAAGGGATAGCATTAAACATACTGTCTATTATCCTTTGGGTGAAGTGGAAAATCCATTAAGCGAAGAGGATATTTTAGAAAAGTTCAAGCTTTTAAATCCTAAGTTTAATATTGATAAATTACAAATAATTAAACATATGGAAGAATATTCAATTGATGAGCTTTTTAGGGAGCTAGATTTGATTGATTAGAATTTTTAAACAACTAGATTTGATGGATTGAATTTATAAACAGTTTAACAAATTATATTTTTATAAAATTTCATATTTCAATTATTTTCATAATTTTACAAAGTGATTATATGATGGATGAAACTAAAAATTCATTAAAAGAATTAGGCATTAATGAATTGCATGATGATTATGTGTCCCAAAAGCGATTTGAAGATGGAGGGCAATATAGGTTTGAAGTTCCAGGAATTCAAGGTCCTTCTGCACTCGAGTCTCTTTTAAATGCTTGTGATGATTTTGATTT
Encoded here:
- a CDS encoding MmgE/PrpD family protein, translating into MIIHELSRFLIDLKYDDIPKESIEKAKLCFLDYLSVYFRGLESENSKIAIKTIYKLFGDNFNSLNKAFINGIASHSLDLDDGHRLAQLHPGSIVFSSLLALISDKSLDLDISTEKFIESIVAGYEVAIALGILVNPNHRNQGFHSTGTIGTIAAGAVASKILNLNLEQTEHCLGLCTTQSAGLLEADHAGTMGKSFHVGNACYGGIISAFLAKNGFTGGESIIDGKEGFLKAMSLKTYEDYLDADNNDLDYLRISKFLEDNLGKFHINEVYLKKFPFCRHIHSSIDSTLYLKESIVNSDDFDSLDSIGLDSIDSIEVKTYKIASEHDNFNPKNPQDLKQSLPYAVAISLVLNDLSLDSIDELKDDGLFDEKSNKEYVLKIKEIISKINIIYDKDLDDLAPQMRPSQVTIKFKDNSRDSIKHTVYYPLGEVENPLSEEDILEKFKLLNPKFNIDKLQIIKHMEEYSIDELFRELDLID